A stretch of the Taeniopygia guttata chromosome 3, bTaeGut7.mat, whole genome shotgun sequence genome encodes the following:
- the LOC105760019 gene encoding interferon-induced very large GTPase 1, with translation MASQEDAQEGDAKAQLLAEAFQKEGLDAGYWLPKASQILGIKSREALQHLKYEDYLRLECHVRHPWEKKALQNVLKIRDDKTTTKEVQKCSEMAKKTEELAKQALNDLTEILKIRSHSQDDLRKKAETLWRAMDIPKKFWPQPKEPLADSLESIQKQLEQQELSAGRRENIPDTEVLRRASGGLALQGIYRTSRPEDVLAKREQLLRVPEGFQLTGPEQRSLLERKEFSSSAAESAFTKSMEQLGFSMSVSGKGSFCGIILEGGVDYSRSSQSRDTHRSHSEQSYFCTTKYLYIPLASCYFQRHQLRLSDVALRELQDMEQLLSFSQKRDRAFLTNMCESFFSRFGSHINQGPLHFGGIFWWKASTEGFRAKQREEMKQQTSDALNYLVWASQLHLRATVEGALDVSKSSSMASVQGRAEESSHTAIQYSVVSTGGPADTDSVPQWKMGLVSDNTTWCVIDRGFELIPVWDIILYNHCRDFKSVVRMSRALRAAYKALTNQSVGTIFGEELGSAVQEARDFMGTVKGWEGTVDEGKLLMLMELKDDLSAKTKNPSVWINVCLSDKALQDFLVNTVRSCQESPPENTTSIKAMLRRLLNPHIYSVKDFPEASFIMQWVFQTEHPLPGSPEVSELQELIRTLQQMKEHIHAVTYAPGSSASAVRTAKREATQTSSLAIYSLLQSLQEQAQKDMEMLVLLIVTSTGYQVESSTFQHLLGHPEIQYMAKEMEAAHEEYKNLKEQDADRAEAFLLLTGLTVTPESQELSPEQKRKRLVFMEDHTNGLWSTQIKKLLQKHRSEDWERLERDLHSLIGGCLDDKWHEQRMQNILRDVEGNFPIYEAPSHSQSKSESSESKESEATANQEFLQLLKRLGLESHYPRKMGMGDFCTICRTSLQDSQPSQDKELPFYFLQKLFTVDFQVRYLTCWDESNPGLAPVPPTREQESQQSDSFENFLEKLMEAAPEHSGRDSHVHPMDLQMAIFHCADDFLRQTLASKLAFCQLALPLLVPNPSTSRLEFPLYALSQIQRSWKEVEKSGKQAQRKSYNNKLIFQAQTPIVSFIRIGSSASSSKSQLLNALLSKHNHDTFFHRHCKGSTRERLLVEGLVEIAWHCPHGSPNDTFECCVAFCNLHGDARDHGAQLRFLQEISAINVVLVSDWEHMDSRGRKILWDLLLSQRPLVCLLTEEENVAAGQASKTIIIGIKNRNEAELMEQLTKTIGNLLEGSNPCFSVEACADKARQHGFVVDADQPACVTAKAEAKELVELLKKEKLSEIKSRLLPLQGELWHQWCQKDKELTRLKEKGNRSIEHHRSQIENEKKAIRRQQLKEAFPLNPLMKSFLGFLQAQPADTKKYFLQWMKVFMQELSCGRLEELRRDYHELWSENLAGKRSKKKPSGNDELLSRLDALSDEINRLSIGLEHLLREVGQIYEALEFISSETESFVKLPEIAAELMVSGYPVELMDGDASYLPLRWVGAIFDSLIERLGDKRVFVLSVLGVQSTGKSTLLNAMFGLQFNVSAGRCTRGAFMQLIPVSEQLQRDLGFDFVLVVDTEGLRAIEMADKPSLNHDNELATFVIGVGNLTVINIVGENPSEMQDVLQIAVQAFLRMKKVNLSPSCLFVHQNMGEATAKEQNMEGQRRLQEKLDEMTVVAAQQEFCGVSSFSDVIGFDVNTHIHYFAHLWVGNPPMAPPNPTYSQNVQQLKSKIFQAARKESQRSILRLSSLKDRIGDLWNALLNENFVFSFKNSLEIAVYRKLESAFSQWTWRLRSHILNVQMRLDNKIRNGDWQNVTREHLEGLVQETSDAIEKEVDKYFRENEDHETLVQWKSGTELKLKELKEALLHETKKKCENLIELQKEQKKLDARKLEYKDELLRRSREWAVSLKGKSLSERELKHSFTRALKKWIAKVSCAAPRPEWVDIDAEIEDVLLEHFKEPGFLARIRSFPRGRGFSFDPEKHIMTKKYFGLFSDSRSISDEDVINFRKITDSTIVYVNVNIAKKEEEKRDYSRNFIHEILDEVQKGVNSVPSDGNCTFTREYSIDLSLYLCTMAAERFKAMHGAFQKANDPVVYLRSKREDFFQCFQISCQGATSVTTFAVFLCHKIEPALRQAVYERAAKDIAEDMQGKIPDFQGSRATLEVCILRYLAEQEKFSYFKQYLGSPKQFCEMYIETRVRRHCLDGTRSLTMFLDSSLDLLYQNILSAVSLSTRVVKDRKDREDKVSLWLDEFCRELSEVMNLPRSELKGIEHQEVTDIEFLSSAMAEALEDLRDRLREELAGADLTSFSRQPHTILAEHFSGCRAQCPFCGAVCTNTMRNHDGDHQVAFHRPRALKGLMRCTWETDNKYEPDELAIDICSSLVASDRDFRVGGGQRIPYKTYRDAGPPYSTWNILPDPSTQAYWKWFVSRFRTKLESWCNGKFQGKGEIPEAWRRITKQEALSELEEH, from the coding sequence ATGGCTTCGCAGGAGGACGCACAGGAAGGGGATGCAAaggcacagctcctggcagaggCGTTCCAGAAGGAAGGACTGGATGCTGGATACTGGCTGCCCAAAGCTTCACAGATCCTGGGAATCAAGAGCAGAGAAGCCCTGCAACATCTGAAATATGAGGACTACCTCAGGCTGGAGTGTCACGTACGGCACCCCTGGGAGAAAAAGGCACTCCAGAATGTCCTGAAAATAAGAGATGACAAAACAACCACTAAAGAGGTGCAGAAGTGCTCGGAGAtggcaaagaaaacagaagaattgGCCAAACAAGCCCTGAATGATCTGACAGAAATTCTCAAGATCCGCAGCCACAGCCAGGATGATCTGAGGAAGAAAGCAGAGACTCTGTGGCGAGCCATGGACATTCCCAAAAAGTTCTGGCCACAGCCAAAGGAGCCCTTGGCGGATAGTCTGGAGAGCATCCagaagcagctggagcagcaggagctgtcagcaggcaggagggagaaCATCCCCGACACGGAGGTGCTGAGGCGGGCGTCGGGGGGACTGGCCCTGCAGGGCATCTACAGAACCAGCAGACCTGAAGATGTGCTGGCAAAGCgagagcagctcctcagggtTCCCGAGGGATTCCAGCTCACCGGTCCAGAGCAAAGATCACTGCTTGAGAGGAAGGAGttctcctcctctgcagcagaaTCCGCTTTCACCAAGTCCATGGAGCAGCTGGGGTTCAGCATGAGCGTTTCTGGCAAAGGCTCATTCTGTGGGATTATTCTGGAAGGGGGTGTAGATTACAGCAGGTCCTCGCAGTCACGGGACACCCACAGGTCCCACTCTGAGCAGAGCTACTTTTGCACCACCAAGTACCTGTACATCCCTCTGGCCTCCTGCTACTTCCAAAGGCATCAGCTTCGCCTCTCGGATGTGGCTCTGCGGGAGCTGCAGGACATGGAGCAGCTTTTGAGCTTCAGTCAGAAAAGAGATCGTGCCTTCTTGACAAACATGTGTGAGAGCTTCTTCAGCAGGTTTGGGTCCCACATAAACCAGGGTCCCCTCCACTTTGGGGGGATATTCTGGTGGAAGGCGTCTACAGAAGGATTCCGAGCCAAGCAGCGGGAAGAGATGAAGCAACAAACATCTGATGCACTGAACTACTTGGTTTGGGCCAGCCAGCTTCACTTAAGAGCCACTGTAGAAGGGGCCCTGGATGTTTCCAAATCCAGCTCAATGGCTTCTGTCCAGGGAAGAGCTGAAGAGAGTTCCCATACAGCAATTCAGTACTCCGTGGTCAGCACAGGCGGCCCAGCAGACACAGATTCCGTTCCTCAGTGGAAAATGGGGCTCGTGTCTGATAACACAACGTGGTGCGTTATCGACCGCGGCTTTGAGCTGATCCCAGTGTGGGACATCATCCTGTACAATCACTGCAGGGATTTTAAATCTGTTGTTAGAATGAGCAGAGCCCTCAGGGCTGCGTACAAAGCGCTGACGAATCAGAGTGTTGGCACCATTTTTGGAGAGGAACTGGGCAGTGCAGTGCAAGAGGCCAGAGATTTCATGGGGACTGtgaagggctgggaggggacgGTGGATGAAGGGAAGCTGCTCATGCTGATGGAGCTAAAAGATGATCTGAGTGCAAAAACCAAGAACCCCAGTGTGTGGATCAACGTGTGCCTGTCGGACAAAGCCCTGCAGGACTTCCTGGTGAACACCGTGCGGAGCTGCCAGGAGTCACCTCCAGAAAACACCACCTCTATCAAGGCCATGTTGAGGAGACTCCTGAATCCTCATATCTACTCTGTCAAGGACTTCCCTGAGGCTTCCTTCATCATGCAATGGGTCTTCCAGACTGAGCACCCGCTGCCCGGATCTCCCGAGGTCTCTGAGCTTCAAGAGCTCATCAGAACACTGCAGCAAATGAAGGAGCACATCCATGCTGTCACCTACGCACCAGGAAGCTCTGCTTCTGCCGTTCGTACAGCAAAGAGAGAAGCCACCCAGACCAGCAGCCTCGCCATTTATTCCCTCCTCCAATCTCTCCAGGAACAGGCTCAGAAGGACATGGAGATGTTGGTGCTCTTGATCGTGACCAGCACGGGGTACCAGGTGGAAAGCAGCACTTTTCAGCACCTCCTTGGACACCCAGAAATTCAGTACATGGCCAAGGAAATGGAAGCGGCACATGAGGAGTACAAGAACCTGAAGGAGCAAGACGCCGACAGAGCTGAGGCCTTCCTCCTGCTGACGGGTCTGACTGTGACACCCGAAAGTCAAGAGCTGTCCCCTGAGCAGAAGAGGAAGCGTTTAGTTTTCATGGAAGATCACACAAATGGCTTGTGGTCCACACAGATAAAGAAACTTCTCCAAAAGCACAGAAGTGAAGACTGGGAGAGGCTGGAACGGGATTTGCACTCCTTGATCGGTGGGTGCTTGGATGACAAATGGCATGAACAGAGGATGCAGAACATACTCAGAGATGTGGAAGGCAATTTTCCAATATATGAGGCCCCCAGTCACTCCCAATCCAAGTCAGAGAGCAGCGAATCCAAAGAAAGTGAAGCCACTGCCAACCAGGAGTTCCTCCAGTTGCTCAAGCGCCTTGGACTGGAAAGTCACTATccaagaaaaatgggaatgggagatTTCTGCACCATCTGCAGGACATCTCTGCAGgacagccagcccagccaggacaAGGAACTGCCATTTTACTTCTTGCAAAAGCTGTTCACTGTGGATTTCCAGGTGAGGTACCTGACTTGCTGGGATGAGAGCAACCCAGGCCTTGCACCCGTGCCACCAACGAGAGAGCAAGAGAGCCAACAATCAGACTCCTTTGAAAACTTCCTTGAGAAGCTGATGGAAGCAGCCCCTGAACActcaggcagggacagccatgTGCaccccatggacctgcagatGGCCATTTTCCATTGTGCTGATGACTTCCTGAGACAGACCCTTGCAAGCAAGCTGGCGTTCTGCCAACTGGCGCTGCCTCTGCTGGTGCCCAACCCCAGCACTTCACGCCTCGAGTTCCCGCTCTACGCCCTCAGCCAAATCCAAAGGAGCTGGAAAGAGGTGGAGAAGTCCGGAAAGCAGGCCCAAAGAAAGAGTTACAACAACAAACTCATCTTTCAGGCACAGACACCCATCGTGTCCTTCATCCGCATCGGCAGCTCAGCCTCCTCTTCCAAGTCCCAGCTCCTGAACGCTCTGCTGAGCAAACACAACCACGACACTTTCTTCCACCGCCACTGCAAAGGCAGCACCAGAGAGCGTTTGCTGGTGGAAGGACTGGTGGAGATCGCCTGGCACTGCCCCCACGGAAGCCCCAATGACACCTTTGAGTGCTGCGTGGCTTTCTGCAACCTGCATGGAGACGCCAGGGACCACGGAGCACAGCTGCGCTTCCTGCAGGAGATATCTGCTATCAACGTGGTGCTTGTGTCCGATTGGGAGCACATGGACAGCAGGGGGAGAAAGATTCTGTGGGACCTGTTGCTGTCACAAAGGCCTTTGGTTTGTCTTCTCACAGAAGAAGAGAACGTTGCAGCTGGACAAGCCAGCAAAACCATAATTATAGGAATCAAGAATAGAAACGAAGCAGAACTGATGGAGCAGCTGACCAAGACAATTGGGAATCTCCTGGAAGGGTCTAATCCCTGTTTCAGCGTGGAGGCCTGCGCAGACAAAGCTCGCCAGCACGGATTTGTAGTGGATGCAGATCAACCCGCATGTGTGACAGCCAAAGCAGAGGCAAAGGAGCTGGTGGAGCTTCTGAAGAAAGAGAAGCTGTCTGAGATCAAATCCCGGCTGCTGCCCCTTCAAGGAGAACTGTGGCACCAGTGGTGCCAAAAGGACAAAGAACTCACTCGCCTGAAGGAGAAGGGCAACAGGAGCATTGAGCATCATCGCAGCCAAAttgaaaatgagaagaaagcaATAAGAAGACAGCAACTTAAGGAAGCTTTCCCCCTCAACCCTCTGATGAAATCATTCCTTGGCTTTCTCCAGGCCCAGCCAGCAGATACCAAGAAATACTTCCTGCAGTGGATGAAGGTCTTTATGCAGGAGCTGTCTTGTGGTCGCCTTGAGGAACTGAGGCGAGACTATCACGAGTTATGGTCTGAAAACCTGGCAGGAAAGAGAAGCAAGAAAAAACCCAGTGGCAATGATGAGTTGCTGAGTCGCTTGGATGCCCTCTCTGATGAAATCAACCGTTTATCCATTGGCCTGGAGCACCTTCTGAGAGAGGTGGGGCAGATTTATGAGGCTCTGGAATTTATAAGCTCCGAGACTGAGAGTTTTGTCAAACTGCCAGAAATTGCAGCAGAGCTGATGGTTTCAGGGTATCCcgtggagctgatggatggggACGCTTCTTACCTGCCCTTGCGCTGGGTGGGCGCAATCTTTGACAGCTTAATTGAGAGGCTGGGGGACAAACGAGTGTTTGTGCTCTCCGTGCTCGGCGTCCAGAGCACAGGCAAGTCCACCCTGCTGAATGCCATGTTTGGTCTGCAGTTCAACGTCAGCGCGGGGCGATGCACCCGCGGAGCCTTCATGCAGCTCATCCCAGTCAGCGAGCAGCTGCAGCGAGACTTGGGCTTTGATTTTGTGCTGGTGGTTGACACAGAGGGACTTCGTGCCATCGAGATGGCCGATAAACCGTCCCTGAACCATGACAACGAGCTGGCCACCTTTGTCATTGGTGTTGGCAACTTGACTGTGATCAATATCGTTGGAGAAAATCCGTCAGAAATGCAAGATGTTCTCCAGATTGCTGTGCAGGCTTTCCTGAGGATGAAGAAAGTCAATCTTTCCCCAAGCTGCCTCTTTGTCCACCAAAACATGGGAGAAGCCACTGCCAAGGAGCAGAACATGGAAGGACAACGGCGtttgcaggaaaagctggatgAAATGACTGTGGTAGCTGCTCAGCAGGAATTCTGTGGCGTCTCCTCCTTCAGCGATGTCATTGGCTTTGATGTGAACACCCACATTCACTACTTTGCTCACCTGTGGGTAGGAAACCCCCCAATGGCACCACCCAACCCCACCTACAGCCAGAACGTCCAGCAACTAAAGAGCAAAATCTTCCAGGCTGCCAGGAAGGAGTCGCAGCGCAGCATTTTGAGGCTCTCGAGCCTGAAAGATCGTATTGGTGACCTCTGGAATGCTTTGCTGAatgaaaactttgttttcagCTTCAAGAATTCCCTGGAGATTGCTGTGTACAGGAAACTGGAAAGTGCCTTTAGTCAGTGGACCTGGAGGCTGAGGAGTCACATCTTAAATGTACAGATGAGACTGGACAACAAAATTCGGAATGGGGACTGGCAGAATGTCACCAGAGAGCACCTTGAAGGGCTGGTGCAAGAGACGAGCGATGCCATTGAGAAAGAAGTGGACAAGTATTTCAGGGAAAACGAAGACCATGAGACGCTGGTCCAGTGGAAATCAGGCACAGAGCTGAAGttgaaagaattaaaagaagCTCTTCTtcatgaaacaaaaaagaaatgtgagaaTCTTATTGAGCTACAGAAGGAGCAGAAGAAACTGGATGCAAGGAAGTTGGAATATAAAGATGAGCTCCTGAGAAGGAGTCGGGAGTGGGCTGTGAGTCTGAAAGGGAAGAGCCTCAGTGAGAGAGAGCTGAAGCACAGCTTTACCCGTGCTTTGAAGAAGTGGATTGCCAAAgtctcctgtgctgctcctcgTCCAGAATGGGTGGATATCGATGCAGAAATCGAAGATGTCCTTCTAGAGCACTTTAAGGAGCCGGGTTTCCTTGCACGGATCAGGTCATTTCCCAGAGGCAGAGGGTTTTCTTTTGATCCAGAGAAACACATAATGACGAAAAAGTATTTTGGGCTTTTCTCAGATTCCAGGAGCATTTCTGATGAGGATGTGATCAACTTTAGGAAGATCACAGACAGCACTATAGTGTATGTGAATGTAAACATTGCtaagaaggaagaggagaaacGCGATTACAGCAGAAATTTTATTCATGAAATACTCGATGAAGTGCAGAAAGGTGTGAACTCTGTCCCCAGCGACGGAAATTGTACTTTTACCAGAGAGTACAGCATAGATTTGTCTCTGTATCTGTGCACAATGGCAGCAGAAAGGTTTAAAGCCATGCACGGAGCATTCCAAAAGGCAAATGACCCAGTTGTGTACCTGAGAAGCAAGAGAGAAGATTTCTTCCAATGTTTCCAGATTTCCTGCCAAGGAGCCACTTCTGTCACAacttttgctgttttcctttgtcACAAGATTGAACCAGCTCTTCGCCAGGCGGTCTATGAGAGGGCAGCTAAAGACATCGCTGAGGACATGCAGGGCAAAATCCCAGATttccagggcagcagagccactCTGGAAGTTTGCATACTGAGATACCTGGCAGAACAGGAAAAGTTTTCGTATTTCAAGCAGTACCTTGGATCTCCAAAACAGTTTTGTGAGATGTACATTGAGACACGAGTTAGGAGGCACTGTTTGGATGGGACTAGGAGTCTGACGATGTTTTTAGATTCCTCCCTTGATCTTCTCTACCAAAACATCCTGTCAGCTGTTTCTTTATCAACCCGAGTGGTCAAAGACAGAAAAGACAGAGAAGACAAAGTCTCTCTCTGGCTGGATGAATTTTGCAGGGAACTGTCAGAGGTGATGAACTTGCCCAGAAGTGAGCTGAAGGGCATCGAGCACCAGGAGGTCACAGACATTGAGTTCCTGAGCAGTGCCATGGCAGAAGCTCTGGAAGACCTGAGGGACAGGCTCAGGGAAGAACTGGCTGGGGCTGACCTGACCTCGTTTTCAAGGCAGCCTCACACCATCCTGGCGGAGCATTTTTCGGGATGCAGGGCACAGTGCCCCTTTTGTGGGGCTGTCTGCACAAACACCATGCGGAATCACGATGGAGATCATCAAGTGGCCTTCCATCGGCCACGAGCTTTGAAGGGACTCATGAGGTGTACATGGGAAACCGACAACAAGTATGAGCCAGATGAACTGGCCATTGACATTTGTTCCAGCCTTGTTGCAAGTGACCGTGACTTCAGAGTTGGTGGTGGCCAACGCATCCCCTACAAGACATACCGGGATGCTGGACCTCCTTATTCCACTTGGAACATCCTTCCTGATCCATCCACGCAGGCGTACTGGAAATGGTTTGTGTCTCGTTTCAGGACAAAGCTGGAATCTTGGTGCAATGGGAAATTTCAGGGCAAAGGAGAAATCCCTGAGGCGTGGCGGAGAATTACCAAGCAGGAAGCACTGTCCGAGCTGGAGGAGCACTAG